A part of Myxococcus landrumus genomic DNA contains:
- a CDS encoding cytochrome P450 — MRREAPVYFHQEPDGGTGFWAITRHEDIITISRDPATYSSYRGGTSIEDYSQEDLSLIRFMLLNMDPPQHVKYRRLVSSGFTPVAITYLEPRIRAVTKEILDKVVHEREFDFVTSIAAELPLQVIAELVGIPHEERHQLFAWSNRLIDYDDSGRARSFDDAKMAAMEMWQYANQLAARNQGREGKDLVSVLMNAEVDGEKLNEAEFDAFFLLLIVAGNETTRNLISGGMLALMEHPEELAKLRANPALLPTAVEEMLRWVSPVVCFRRTVTRDTVLRGQQLREGDKVVLFYPSANRDESVFENPGRFDISRFPNEHIAFGIGQHYCLGTSLARLEIRVMFEELLKRLDGLELAGPVERRRSKLVNAIRAMPVRRPPSSRPRDGARENQGGTACEPSMRG, encoded by the coding sequence TTGCGCCGGGAGGCCCCCGTCTACTTCCACCAGGAGCCCGACGGCGGCACCGGGTTCTGGGCCATCACGCGCCACGAAGACATCATCACCATCTCGAGAGACCCGGCGACCTACTCCTCGTACCGAGGGGGGACGTCCATCGAGGACTACTCGCAGGAGGACCTCTCCCTCATCCGGTTCATGTTGTTGAACATGGACCCACCCCAGCACGTGAAGTACCGCCGGCTGGTCAGCTCTGGCTTCACCCCCGTGGCCATCACCTACCTGGAACCCCGTATCCGGGCGGTCACGAAGGAGATTCTCGACAAGGTGGTCCACGAGCGGGAGTTCGACTTCGTGACCTCCATCGCCGCGGAGCTGCCGCTCCAGGTGATTGCCGAGCTGGTGGGAATCCCTCACGAGGAGCGACACCAGCTCTTCGCCTGGTCCAACCGCCTCATTGATTACGACGACTCGGGGCGGGCCCGCTCGTTCGACGACGCCAAGATGGCCGCCATGGAGATGTGGCAGTACGCCAATCAACTGGCGGCGCGGAACCAGGGGCGCGAGGGGAAGGACCTGGTCTCCGTGCTGATGAACGCGGAGGTGGACGGAGAGAAGCTCAACGAGGCCGAGTTCGACGCCTTCTTCCTCTTGCTCATCGTCGCGGGGAACGAGACGACCCGGAACCTCATCTCCGGGGGCATGCTGGCGCTGATGGAGCACCCGGAGGAGCTCGCGAAGCTGCGCGCGAATCCGGCGCTGCTGCCCACCGCCGTGGAGGAGATGCTCCGGTGGGTGTCCCCGGTGGTGTGCTTCCGGCGCACCGTGACTCGCGACACCGTGCTGCGCGGGCAGCAGCTTCGCGAGGGAGACAAGGTGGTGCTCTTCTATCCTTCCGCCAATCGGGACGAGAGCGTCTTCGAGAACCCTGGCCGCTTCGACATCTCGCGCTTCCCGAACGAGCACATCGCCTTTGGCATCGGCCAGCACTACTGCCTGGGGACGAGCCTGGCGCGGCTGGAGATTCGGGTGATGTTCGAGGAACTGCTGAAGCGCCTCGATGGGCTGGAGCTCGCGGGGCCCGTGGAGCGCCGGCGCTCGAAGCTGGTCAATGCCATTCGGGCCATGCCGGTGCGCCGGCCCCCCAGCAGTCGGCCTCGGGATGGCGCTCGCGAGAACCAGGGAGGCACCGCGTGCGAGCCATCGATGCGTGGGTGA
- a CDS encoding acyl-CoA dehydrogenase family protein — protein MGLLETTEQESLRETTRRFVRERMPVSHLRQLRDSRAPDGLSRDTWGEMASLGLAGITIPVSHGGMGLGWTELGLVLEECGRTLAPTPMMSTAVLGTTALMLGGASSQLRDWLHPIATGERLLAWAHDEGPRHAPYDVATRARLGSDGYRLQGEKVLVLDGHVADALIVVARTSGSSGEREGLTLFLVPARAPGLHVTRTVLVDSRNAARVRLEDVLATSEDIIGTPDQGAEVLDPLLDRARVALSAEMLGSLSEAFESTLTQLKTRKQFGVHIGSFQALKHRAARLHCEVSLARAIVAEALHAIDEDRSNVPLLASAAKARASDTFLHVANEAIQLHGGMGVTDACDIGLFLKRARVAAMTFGDAPFHRDHFAHLRGY, from the coding sequence ATGGGCCTCCTCGAGACGACGGAGCAGGAGTCCCTCCGAGAGACGACACGACGATTTGTGCGTGAGCGGATGCCCGTGTCCCACTTGAGGCAGCTCCGTGACAGCAGGGCTCCAGACGGACTGTCGCGCGACACCTGGGGGGAGATGGCGTCCCTCGGATTGGCGGGCATCACGATTCCAGTGAGCCATGGAGGCATGGGGCTTGGATGGACGGAGTTGGGGCTCGTGTTGGAGGAATGCGGGCGCACCCTCGCGCCCACGCCGATGATGTCCACAGCGGTCCTCGGAACCACGGCCCTCATGCTGGGCGGCGCATCCTCGCAGTTGAGAGACTGGCTGCACCCCATCGCCACGGGCGAGAGGCTCCTGGCCTGGGCGCACGACGAAGGCCCCCGGCATGCGCCCTATGACGTCGCGACCCGGGCCCGACTGGGGTCTGACGGATATCGACTCCAGGGGGAGAAGGTCCTGGTGCTGGACGGGCATGTCGCGGATGCGCTCATCGTGGTGGCGCGAACCTCGGGCTCCTCGGGAGAGCGAGAGGGACTGACCCTCTTCCTCGTCCCAGCACGAGCTCCCGGACTCCACGTCACGCGCACCGTGCTCGTGGACAGCCGGAATGCCGCGCGAGTCCGCCTTGAGGACGTGCTCGCGACGTCCGAAGACATCATTGGCACACCGGACCAAGGCGCGGAGGTGTTGGACCCACTCCTCGACCGGGCCCGCGTGGCGCTGAGCGCCGAGATGCTAGGGAGCCTCTCCGAGGCCTTCGAGAGCACGCTCACCCAACTCAAGACACGCAAGCAGTTCGGCGTGCACATCGGGTCATTCCAAGCCCTGAAGCACCGTGCCGCGCGGCTGCACTGTGAAGTGTCGCTCGCGCGAGCCATCGTCGCGGAGGCGCTGCACGCCATCGACGAAGACAGGTCAAACGTGCCGCTGCTGGCGAGCGCCGCCAAGGCCAGGGCCTCGGACACCTTCCTTCACGTGGCGAACGAGGCGATCCAACTGCATGGCGGAATGGGCGTCACCGACGCTTGCGACATCGGCCTCTTCCTGAAGCGAGCACGCGTCGCCGCGATGACCTTCGGCGACGCACCCTTCCACCGTGACCACTTCGCCCATCTGCGTGGTTACTGA
- a CDS encoding amidohydrolase family protein gives MRAIDAWVSVNMGSGQRPEFLVRVAEDYFKRAEHIFRDISQAELLELMERSGVQKAILTVDAEAPQKEVLAFAEARPDRFAISAYVDPRRGMNALRELEQLARNSPLVLARAVPFMIGLPADDRVYYPLYTRCIDLGLPISVNTGIPGPPMPGRCQDPMNLDEVCYFFPDLKLIMAHGADPWWAVAIRLMIKYPNLYLMTSAFAPAYLPAELIHFMNTRGRDKILYASNHPVLPLERCLREAQELDLREGVLDRYLYGNAHRLFFEGRS, from the coding sequence GTGCGAGCCATCGATGCGTGGGTGAGCGTGAACATGGGCTCCGGGCAGCGTCCGGAGTTTCTGGTCCGCGTCGCGGAGGATTACTTCAAGCGCGCGGAGCACATCTTCCGGGATATCTCCCAGGCGGAGCTGCTCGAGCTGATGGAGCGCTCGGGCGTCCAGAAGGCCATCCTGACGGTTGACGCGGAGGCGCCACAGAAGGAGGTGCTCGCGTTCGCGGAGGCGCGACCTGACCGCTTCGCCATCTCCGCCTATGTCGATCCTCGGCGGGGGATGAACGCGCTGAGGGAGCTGGAGCAGTTGGCTCGAAACAGTCCTCTTGTGCTGGCGCGCGCTGTTCCGTTCATGATCGGCCTGCCTGCTGACGACCGGGTCTACTACCCGCTGTACACACGGTGCATCGACCTGGGGTTGCCCATCTCCGTCAACACGGGCATCCCAGGGCCACCGATGCCGGGCCGGTGCCAGGACCCGATGAACCTGGACGAGGTCTGTTACTTCTTTCCGGACCTCAAGCTCATCATGGCGCACGGGGCGGACCCGTGGTGGGCGGTGGCCATCCGCCTGATGATCAAGTACCCGAACCTGTACTTGATGACCTCCGCGTTCGCTCCCGCGTACCTGCCCGCGGAGCTCATCCACTTCATGAACACCCGGGGTCGGGACAAGATCCTGTACGCGAGCAACCACCCGGTGCTCCCGCTGGAGCGCTGTCTGCGCGAGGCGCAGGAGCTGGACCTGCGTGAGGGAGTGCTCGACCGATACCTGTATGGGAACGCGCACCGCCTCTTCTTCGAGGGTCGGTCATGA
- a CDS encoding crotonase/enoyl-CoA hydratase family protein translates to MSDSPHLVVQREGHVVTLIMNRPEACNALGAQMLVRLADAWTLINEDPDIRVAILTGAGGNFCSGSDLKAMANGYGDDAWTARIHAEKDLHWKALLRGFRVVKPLIAAVEGVAVAGGTELLQSTDIRIAGESAKLGLTEARWGLFPLGGSTVRLRRQIPYTQAMELLLTGATLPAREALRMGLIGRVVPDGQALLEARRVAERIAENGPLAVQAIKRSVQETEGLPEEEALRRELEIGWPILSTEDAKEGPRAFMEKRKPMFKGR, encoded by the coding sequence ATGTCAGATAGCCCGCACCTCGTCGTGCAGCGCGAAGGACACGTCGTCACCCTCATCATGAACCGGCCGGAGGCCTGCAACGCATTGGGGGCGCAGATGTTGGTGCGCCTGGCGGATGCATGGACACTCATCAACGAGGACCCGGACATCCGCGTGGCCATCCTCACGGGGGCGGGTGGGAACTTCTGCTCGGGCTCGGACCTCAAGGCCATGGCGAATGGCTATGGGGACGATGCGTGGACCGCGCGAATCCACGCGGAGAAGGACCTGCATTGGAAGGCGCTCCTCCGGGGATTCCGGGTGGTGAAGCCCCTCATCGCCGCGGTGGAGGGCGTGGCGGTGGCGGGAGGCACGGAGCTTCTCCAGTCGACGGACATCCGCATCGCGGGCGAGTCCGCGAAGCTGGGACTCACCGAGGCACGCTGGGGACTCTTTCCGCTGGGCGGTTCCACCGTGCGACTGCGCCGACAGATTCCCTATACCCAGGCGATGGAGCTGCTCCTGACAGGGGCCACGCTCCCCGCGCGCGAGGCGCTTCGGATGGGACTCATCGGCCGTGTCGTCCCGGATGGACAGGCGCTGCTGGAAGCCCGGCGCGTGGCGGAGCGCATCGCGGAGAACGGGCCCCTCGCGGTGCAGGCCATCAAGCGCTCCGTGCAGGAGACGGAGGGGCTCCCGGAGGAGGAAGCCCTTCGCAGGGAGCTGGAGATTGGATGGCCCATCCTCTCCACCGAGGACGCCAAGGAAGGCCCGCGCGCCTTCATGGAGAAGCGCAAGCCGATGTTCAAGGGACGCTGA
- a CDS encoding acyl-CoA dehydrogenase family protein, with product MSSSDENFRESLRCWLEENCPPSMRTPMGGEEDEVWGGSRGVFASPDQRLWLERMASRGFTAPTWPVEYGGAGLTPAQASILEEELRQLSCRPPLHSLGLWMLGPVLLRFGDEVQKRRHLPPIARGAVRWCQGYSEPEAGSDLAGVRTRAVLDGEHYVVSGQKLWTSHAAVSDGMFCLVRTGADSARHEGLGFLLVDLASPGVDVRPIRLISGESPFCETFFDDVRVPVENLVGQPGQGWKIAMSLLEYERAWISRLGDADFVREEPLEVLARRYLGEDRGQLRDAVLRDRIAQVDMDRLCNASAVRHAVEAMEAGRGLGPESSALKLQAMELRQRWRELKVELAGFQGLGWEGPGFSPAELRLTRDWLRSRANSIEGGTSEIHLNIIAKRVLGLPD from the coding sequence ATGAGCAGCTCGGACGAGAACTTTCGCGAGTCCTTGCGATGCTGGCTGGAGGAGAACTGTCCGCCCTCGATGCGGACTCCGATGGGGGGCGAGGAGGACGAGGTCTGGGGCGGCTCGCGTGGTGTCTTCGCGAGTCCGGACCAGCGGCTGTGGTTGGAGCGGATGGCTTCGCGGGGGTTCACCGCGCCCACCTGGCCCGTGGAGTACGGCGGCGCGGGACTGACTCCGGCGCAGGCGAGCATTCTCGAAGAAGAGCTGCGGCAGTTGAGCTGCCGCCCTCCCCTGCACAGTCTGGGATTGTGGATGCTGGGCCCGGTGCTGCTGCGGTTCGGGGATGAGGTGCAGAAACGCAGACATCTGCCCCCGATTGCTCGAGGAGCCGTGCGCTGGTGCCAGGGCTACAGTGAGCCCGAGGCGGGCTCGGACCTGGCGGGCGTGAGGACACGTGCTGTGCTCGACGGCGAGCACTACGTGGTGTCGGGCCAGAAGCTCTGGACGTCGCACGCGGCTGTGTCCGATGGGATGTTCTGTCTGGTGCGTACGGGTGCGGACTCCGCGCGGCACGAGGGACTTGGGTTCCTGTTGGTGGACCTGGCCAGTCCCGGCGTGGACGTGCGGCCCATCCGGCTCATCAGCGGAGAGTCACCGTTCTGCGAGACGTTCTTCGACGACGTGCGAGTCCCTGTGGAGAACCTGGTGGGCCAACCGGGTCAGGGATGGAAGATCGCCATGAGCCTGCTCGAGTACGAGCGGGCGTGGATATCACGGCTCGGCGATGCGGACTTCGTGCGAGAGGAGCCGCTGGAGGTACTGGCTCGGAGATATCTTGGTGAGGACCGTGGACAGCTTCGTGACGCGGTTCTGCGGGACCGGATTGCACAGGTGGACATGGACCGACTCTGCAACGCGAGTGCGGTACGCCATGCGGTGGAGGCCATGGAAGCGGGCCGTGGGTTGGGACCTGAGAGTTCCGCGCTCAAGCTCCAGGCGATGGAGCTCCGGCAACGGTGGCGGGAGCTGAAGGTCGAGCTCGCGGGCTTCCAGGGTCTGGGCTGGGAGGGGCCAGGATTCTCTCCGGCGGAGCTCCGCCTCACTCGCGACTGGCTGCGCTCACGAGCCAACTCCATCGAGGGTGGAACGAGCGAAATCCATCTCAACATCATCGCCAAGCGTGTGCTTGGCCTTCCCGACTGA